A segment of the Brevibacterium zhoupengii genome:
GCCACATTGGGCATCGTGGCATCTCTACCGGTGCTTCTCTCACCACTGACCGCGATGAGAAATTTGCCGAGCGCGCTCAATCTGCTCGAAGACGGCACGGGAGACGGCGACGGGCCTGACGGCAGAGACAGGTCCGGAGGTTGCGATCCGCGGCAAGATTAAGGGCATGCACGACCGAGAGCACGCAGGCACGGCTACGGATGCTCAACCGGTGTGAATGGTTCGTGATTCCAGATTCCGTTGCAAAATGTGATGGCACCTGACCTGAGTTCGGGGGTGCTGCGTGCTGGAAACTCTGCCATAGAGACTCCCAGCAACTTTCCTCTCCCGAAATACCGGACACCGACGCCGATCCGGACCGTTGAATCCTGGTCGATCTCAATTTCTGTGGGCTGCGACCAGATCAACGGGTACTCTGCACGACCGACAATGGCCACGGGTTTCGACAACAGTTTCAGAAACCAGCTATTGACCCAATGCGCCCTAATCCTGATTCTGTATTTCATCCTCAAACTTTTCTCGGCGGAACGATCAGGCATGCGTTCGAGACCGTTGATCCTTCAGCCCATCCCGTAGAGATGCTCTGGACGTCCGGTGCTTCCGTACTGGAGTGAGACGGTCACGGCACGGGATTCGGCGAGCTTGGCCAGGTGGCGTTGGGCGGTGGCACGCGAGGTGCCGACCACCTCGGAGACCTCCATGGCTGTCAGCGGCTGATCGGCGCTCTCGAGTGCCTCAAGGATCCGGCCGCTCGTCGACGAGCCCGAGCCCTTCGCCGGAGCACTGCCCGGGGACGCGACATCGTGCAGGCTGCGCAGCTGGCGTTCAAGGTCCGGTTGGCTCACCTTCTCCCGGTCCCAATACCGGCGGAAACGGGCGTAGCGACGGAGGAAGTCCTGCAGCTCTTCGGCAGCGAAGGGCTTGAAGATATAGGTCATCGCTCCGGCCCGCAGCGCCGATCGCACCACATCGGGATCGGTCACGGCCGAGAGCACGATCGCATCGACATCTGTCTCGCGGATGAGTTCGACGCCGTTGCCTTCGGGCAGGACATAGTCGGCCAACAGCAGGTCCACCTGCTCCTCGACGATGATCGTGCGGGCGGTGCGGAGGTCTCTCACCGGCTCCAGGGCCTGAAATCCCGCGACCTCGTTGACGTAGCGACAGTGGATCTGTCCCACATAGAAGTCGTCGTCGAGAACCAGAACATTGATCATCATCTCTCCTTCTCATCCGTGTCGTCGCTGAGCGCATCGGGCAGGTGGACGGCGAAACCGGCTCCACCCAGCACCGGGTCATGACCTGTCAACAGCCACACTCGGCCGCCGTGTCGGCGTGCAGTTCTCCGGCACAGGGCCAACCCGATGCCGTGTCCGTGATCTGGGTCGAGATCATCGGCACTGCTGACACCCTCGTCGAAAATGGACTCCACGTCCGCGTCCTCGACTCCCCCACCGGTGTCGGTGACGACGGCATGCAGCTCCGAACCGGACCCGAGCAGCGTCACTTCGACCCTGCCGAACACCGCGTCTGTCCGATCAGCGTCGTCGCCCACTCCACCCATGGCATCCGTCACCACAGCTCGCACGGCGTTGTCGATGAGGTTGCCGAGGATGAGTGTGACGTCCTCGGGCTCATTCACCCTGCCCAGCACCAGCGAATCCGGTGTGACAGAAAGACTCACGCCCACCTCGGCGGCGGTGGTGCCCTTCGCCTCGAGGAGGGCCCTCAGGTAGGGCTCGGAAATCACCTCGATGCCTTCGACGGGAGTCGCTATCGGTCCGGTGCGCAGAATGGTGGCGAGGTAGTTTCGAGCTTCGTCGGTCGCACCTGTGTCCACGAGGCCTAGGACAGTGTGGAGACGGTTGGCGAATTCGTGTCGCTGGGTCCGCAGGGCTCGCGCCATCGAGGTCACCGACTCGAGCTGACGAGCCATGGTCAGGACCTGGGTCTCATCGCGCAGGGTGACGACACCGCCGACCGAGACTCCATCACGGCTGACTCTGACGGCGGTGGCCAGCAGGATCCGGTCGCCGACGTTGACTCGGCGCCGCAGGGCTCCGTGATCGGGTGCGTCGACCATCATTCGTCTGATCACCTCCGGCACTTCCGCGCGTGGGCTGATCCCGGATCCGTGGGCAATCGCCATCGTGGTGCCGCTGTCGGAATCGGCGTCGACACTGGAAGACGCGTCGACATGGGAGGGAGCGTCGACCTGGGAGGCAGCGTCGGCATCGGACAGCGCATTGGCGTTGGCATCGGTACGAGAGGGCGCATCGGGATCGGCATCGGTTCCCGCCTCGACATGGGCGATGCCGAGCAGCTGCTCGGCCGTGGAGTTGCTC
Coding sequences within it:
- a CDS encoding sensor histidine kinase, giving the protein MPRPARSFSRRVLFSQLAVIVVTLALVTGVFAWMGGRSVTEVTETEALATARALAVDPEVRKGATRASAQHAEEPDEAITSALVKITDDLRDSSGIVFAVITDDRGIRLTHPDRDNIGKHVSTSPDEALAGRENISHERGTLGETVRAKVPIYSTSDGKTVVGQVSVGIHASVLDADLRREFLVLGSVAVLALAIGVIASLALGRRLRRETLGVGPEELAEMARDQGAVLRGLDDGVLAFSSTGVPTLSNSTAEQLLGIAHVEAGTDADPDAPSRTDANANALSDADAASQVDAPSHVDASSSVDADSDSGTTMAIAHGSGISPRAEVPEVIRRMMVDAPDHGALRRRVNVGDRILLATAVRVSRDGVSVGGVVTLRDETQVLTMARQLESVTSMARALRTQRHEFANRLHTVLGLVDTGATDEARNYLATILRTGPIATPVEGIEVISEPYLRALLEAKGTTAAEVGVSLSVTPDSLVLGRVNEPEDVTLILGNLIDNAVRAVVTDAMGGVGDDADRTDAVFGRVEVTLLGSGSELHAVVTDTGGGVEDADVESIFDEGVSSADDLDPDHGHGIGLALCRRTARRHGGRVWLLTGHDPVLGGAGFAVHLPDALSDDTDEKER
- a CDS encoding response regulator; amino-acid sequence: MMINVLVLDDDFYVGQIHCRYVNEVAGFQALEPVRDLRTARTIIVEEQVDLLLADYVLPEGNGVELIRETDVDAIVLSAVTDPDVVRSALRAGAMTYIFKPFAAEELQDFLRRYARFRRYWDREKVSQPDLERQLRSLHDVASPGSAPAKGSGSSTSGRILEALESADQPLTAMEVSEVVGTSRATAQRHLAKLAESRAVTVSLQYGSTGRPEHLYGMG